The DNA segment CAGGAGGCTGACTAGACAATACACAGTACTGTCACAGCAAAAGGAACCAAGTTGAGAAGGAGGGATAGTTTTTATAATACGCCAGCAAACACTTTGGGCAATAAAAACCCTTTTTGCAGCTGGATGCCAGACATTTTCAATAGTGGTGTGTATGTAAAGGCTATGAAAGGTTACAAAGTCATGGCAATACGGTTTCATGACCCTCCGACTTCTCCGCTAGCATAGGGTCAGAAGGGAACATATGGTATCGAGGAAAAATCAGGTACATAATATGCAATGAGTACAAAACGGACAGTACAACCATGGGGATAGAAAGAATCAGGGAAgtggaacaaaacaaaaacattatcTGCACACTTCAATATTTATATTTACACACAGAATGCATCTAAATCATTAAAGTCGCCTCAAAGCACGCTTTTTATCCGTTTTCTTTTTTCCCACTACATTACTATTGCTACTGCTGCTTGTGCTGTTTGCGTTGGCTCCGTTACCCAGGGCTGCAGCGGGAGCCATCCCCGCTCCCGCTGCCCTCTTAGTGGGGTCGCCTGCATGCTTCTTTGGCTGTGGTCCGTCGGGGGGGTCCTGAGGGGCCCCCGAGGTGCCCCCGGGGCATCCCATGGCGTGGATCTCCGTGAGCAGGCGAGCACGGGACGCATATTCTGCATAGTCCTCCAGTAGGAGACGCCCTGCCTCCTCATTCAGAGCAGACTCTGGGTTAGGATGGATCAGGAGGCACTTGATGGtctgaaagaggaggaggggcggggaggaggagaatgaggggagagaaggaggaggggggagtagaATAGAAAAAAAGTATTAGCTTTTTAGCAAACAAATTCTTTAGCTAACAAATTGTCATTCGTCCAACATATTTGCTGCGTTCAAAAGACTAACGTACAGTAACCAAAAGCAAGCGTGAGGAGGTGTTGCTTACAAGTAATACATGTCTGAGGCCAAGCTCTGCCCTCCAGTCTCTCTTCAACACGTTGACGCAGATCTCTCCTTTGTGTCCCACATTGGGGTGGAAAATCTTAGTGAGGAAGTAACCTTTGGGTGGCACAGCAGGAAAATCCTTCCCCAAGACGAGGCGCATACGAAAAATACCCCCAGCAAATGGAGTTCCCTctgggaaaaaaaaaagaagaaaacatgGAAGACATTTCATAAATTGAAAGAATTGCATGTTTTTATTACTCCAAATTCAAGTGAATCTATGTAAATATTCCAGACAGAATAGCATTGTTTAGTTACCTGGTCCTTCAATGGCTGTGTGCAATTCTGTGATGTCCTCTTCACTGGGGTATATCTTAATACCCTCAGGGGGGTCTGCTGCTAACGCAGAAACCTCTTTATATACCAGACGCAGAACCTGAGGAGGCAAGTTCTCCACATTGGAGTTCTGCAAAGGAATTAAAACGGTTAGCTAACCTAATAATTGCATTTCTTCCGTTTAACCCACATTCCAAACGCTGGTGTTTGAACCCTTACTTCCACACGTTAGAAGCAGGGGACTGTTACTGTCCATCTAGTTATGTAGATAGTTTGATGGCCAATTTAAGTTAGGGGTGCTTGTATATTCGCTAGCTTGCAAACTAGACCATCTTTTTTAGCCCCAACAGCCAGTATTTAATCGAGGATCATAGCTAACTGATATGGCCACATACGCTAGTAAGACGTGGATGTAAAAAACTAGATAAGCTAGCACTATGAAATAGAAGTGTCTAAATATATGGCCGACTATCGCTATATTTTTCCCTAGCCAGCCATTCTTGTCAATTTAAGGTTACAACATCCTAAAAATCTGAAACAGACTAGTAGACTTCGCCGAAGATAAGGccatagcttgctagctagcggtAGCTAGCTAAATGAGCCTTGGCTAGCAACACGTACGCTAAGACGGCTATGCTTAGCTAGCTAAACCAACGACAGACTCAATTAGCGGCACTAGCGACGTCGTATAATAGCTAGCTACAGTCTTTGGATGAGTTAATATTTAACTGGTACATTAAGAACATGTATATAGCGAGTCAAAATCTCGAAAGCTTACCATGTCTTCAAAACGTTTCAGCCAGCTGGACTATTTCGGGTCGGCGATCAAGCTGGCAGGTTAGCTTAGTTAGCTGGTAGAAATGTTCAAAGGCTTCACCGTTAGCAACTTGGCTAACAAACTCAGACAGTCGCAGGAGGCACAAGATGCTGATTTAAAAACAAACTTGgtattttttaaatgaaaatgtCAGGTCCGATGTGTGCAGAGCAAACTACGGTAATCGTCCAGTGTCACAGTGACTTTTCGTTTGTTTGCAATGCTAGCTTGCCAGCTTTTCTCTGTTCTCCGTTTAGCCTTTTCGTTGACACAGGAACAAAAATACGATACTCGAAATACTGCCTCGACCAATCGTGTAAGAGGACCCAACCGACCTGACCAATCACTGGTCAGGAATTCCTGTGAATCTCATAGTTGGCAGCCTCACCAGCCATCTAACGTCGACGATGTAGAGAACACTCTAAAACCATAGGTGCGTTTGAATAACGCAGGCCACACAGCCTGCcccttttgtgtttgtgtgcatgtatacgTGTGTAGGGATTATGTGCATCGGTATATTTTAAGGTAGGTCAGGGACAAGTAAATGAGATAAGGGACTTGGAAATTTAGTAAaataggagagagtgagagaggcaggaataAATACAATCCGCTGAATAGATTAATACCCCAGAAAGTACTGACAATAGTAAGATACCCGTCAACTACATTGAGCTGAATAGATTTTTGTATCCCCCAGTGTGGAgaaactgtcacacacacacacaaatagtttCTCCACTTATTAAGCAATCAGCTGCTAGGTAGAACAACTTTTAATTTAAATGAATTGCATGAAaccttaattttttttatgCAGTTAGACAATTGAGTCATAAATACATTGTGTCCTTTTTTTGTTGCACAATTTATGGGTGGAAAGTTGATCACATCTCATCCATAATGTCTAGACCGCGGCCCCTGCAGTATCAAGTTGTCACCACTGGAGTGCGCTTTAATACTGCTGTCTGTCACTACGTCCACGAAattatcagatttttttttacacgtgTGTTTTGTTAAAACGCTGTCAGTTTAAATGAATGCTACATTTAAATCTTAAATGTCGACGTAGTAGGCTTATGCAAGGAATTgaaaaaagattttgagatCTCATCACAGTCTGTGTTTATTGGTTGTTTGAGTTCAGCGTGGACAAAAACAACGCAGTAGCGAGCGGGGGCGTGGCTATGTGCATGGCAgctgcacaacaacaacagcattgCTTCCTGTTTCTCGTTTTTACTGAGGAATCGAGCATATTCTTCACAAGAGTCAAATCGCTTCGTCAGCAAGTTCATGCATAGTATATTAATCTGTGGAATAAGTACATGTTTTAATGTAGTTTGTCGTGGAGTAGAGACAGTGAATATATTACTGACCCACATATACTGTATTATACGGCTATTGTACAGCGTTGAACTTCCATCAGCATCGGGGTAAGCGAATGGTTAGCCTGGCTTTTCAAGCTAAGTAATGATAAGTTCAAGTAATCGTTTTAAATAAAGAATTTGACAAATTAGAACATATTCTACTGTGGTCAAAAGTACAGCTAACGTTAGTTTTCACTGACCGtgcgtgtgttttgtttgtttgtttgaatgaTTATTCACTAGAGTTATTATGAGCGAAGGAGAAGTATTTCATGAGAAGCAGAAACTGGAGTTGTGCGCTATTCATGCTCTGAACAACGTCCTCCAGGAGCGAGTGTTCACTAAGGAGTCAGCCGATGACATCTGCAAGCGGTAAGGCCGCACGTTGTACACGACTGTTGGCATCACAAACACGAGTGGAGCATGTTCTCACCacgttcctctcccctcttctgcaGGTTAGCTCCACAATGTGTTGTGAATCCTCACCGTTCAATGCTAGGAACAGGGAACTATGATGTAAACGTTATAATGGCTGCGTTACAGAGCAGAGAGTTGGCTGCTGTGTGGTGGGACAAACGCAGGTAAAACCaaacaggagtcaggtggctgagcggtgagggaatcgggctagtaatcagaaggttgccagttcgattcccggctgtgccaaaaaatgacgttgtgtccttgggcaaggcacttcaccttacttgcctcgggggaatgtccctgtacttactgtaaatcgctctggataagagcgtctgctaaatgactaaatgtataaacCACCTAAGGTCACATTCACAGATTGCAGCATCACCTCTGTAAACCCCATAAAATACCATtctgtcatcatcctcaccctgcctcactaaCTCACTCCTCTTTTAGGGCTGTACAGAACCTTTGTGTTTCCAAAGTCCACGGTTTCATCCTGAACGTTCCATCGCGCGTGTCTCTTGGATTagtgtctcttcctctccggAGGCGACACTGGTTGGCGGTGCGCCAGGTCAACGGACAGTACTACAACCTGGACTCCAAACTGAAGAGTCCTATCTGCATTGGGAATGAGGCAGAACTTCGGTGAGGACAGGCTGGGAACAGAAGGGTTGGAGGGCATTCAGTGATCTCTATCCGTTCTTCCCGAACTTGTACGGATGAAATTAATTGCCCAATATAAACTGAACTGGACTTCAGTTGAGACAGTTGTAGTGTTGTTCTTTAGTCCTTACAGAACTCGTGTCTCATCGACTGAGTCATGCCGCTAGACCAGTCACATGAGGCTTACCTCAAAGTCGTTGTTTGCACTGCTCCCTTTTAAATGCATTctcagtcctccctctctcctcttttcttccccACTCTGTATTTTGCTCTCAGTGCGTTTCTAAGTGAACAACTTTCTCAGGACGTGGGCGAGATGCTGCTTGTGGTCCGAAGGGAGGTGGAAGAAGATGGAACGTGGCTGAACTCCGAGGAGCCGAAGAAGTGAGCCCTTCAGGGCAGGACATTCCTTCACGCAGCATGGACTTCAAACCTCCTGCTCTGGAAAAtacagcatttttttttaaacaatgctGTATGCTGGGATGCTTCTCAAAAGAAAAATCTTTCAGGGAATGCACTACGAGTTGTTAAGATGTGTGAGttcatgatcacacacacaatgacacacacacactacacacacactcacatactttTCCAAACACTAAAATACTTGACATCACAAAGAGAACTGCAGTGGAAGAGAGCTTTCTTCCAAATGAAGCAGTGGAATTATTTGACTGGTTTTGCTGTTCTACTTTTATCTTCACTGCTGCGGTTTTGTCtgtcatctccccccccctctctctctctttccctctctatctttttccccctctctctaaaaCTCTCCCATGTTCTAACACATCTATGCACTGTTTTGGTAGACCTTCTAGAACTGTCTTCACCCATACAGAGGAGCCTGCGAGAGGGCTAGTatggtaaatgactaaatgtaatatcttTCACGTCCTTGTTCCATGGTTGTCTCTTCATCAATCTATGCATATCTGTAGTGAATGGGAGCCCTTTCTACACAAATGCAAGTATGcatgcccagacacacacacgcaaactcaTCGACTCAGTggatacaaaaataataataaattaatgATATTTATATTAaaccacgttttttttttattgtagtgTCACAGctggaagaaaagaaaacaaataagGCATGGGTTTATTGTAGCTGTTATTTTAATTATATTAGACTCTGGAGTGAAAAAGGATGCCATTCAAAAGGAGCATTGACCATACAAACTTAAGTCAAGGGTTAACAAGGTCAAGGCATGAAAGGGGCCCATTGAAATCTCAGACATACCATTTATATATACATAACATCCTATAGAGAGCTCAGAAACCCACTGCTATACATAGTCATTATTGCTATTCACGGTAAGGCTACTGAAGCAccagtagcaggagctgtattGCTATGTACCTGCTGTCATTGCATGGGAATTGTAGTTCTAACCACTCAAGGCTGGTTGGTAGTTGTAGTTCTCCCCTCAGCCTTAAAGGAGGGTCATCACAGCCCTCTTGGGTGTTGGTTTAAGACCAAAGGTTTGTGATTAATCAGATCTTATCAACAGCAAAATGTACATAATAGTATCTGAAGGTAATACGAAGGAAATACAGAATTGCCACCTATAAAAAAGTAAAAAGAAATAAAAGTGAATATCAAGTGAGTAAACTTCATATTCATTCACTGAATATACGTCTCCTTGCTACGTGCTGGTGCTTTTCTACCACAATATTTAGATATAAAAACTTGAAAATAAAGTGGTGATACTGATACATTTTGAAAATATAAAACTACAATGTAACGTCAATACCATTTGGCTTGTCTCACAACAGTTCACAAAGACTCTGGacagatgggggggtggggggggggggacaggaaggggtaACTTTGACTGAGTGAACCTGGTTCAGAGTTCTTCATAACCATGCTACCTATCTGGCATTAGCGTACAGTGAGTTACTACAACAGTCAATTCAATCCTGTTTATTTTAAGTGCTTCTAATTCATAACACTCCCTGGTACTGACGTTACCTTTAATTCACATCTAGCATTCGATTTATTTTTCgttagttgttttttttcatcTCAGTAAAGTGTCCGTTCATAATAAAACTAAACATTTTCTATACATAATCTAACATAAAAAAAAGAGTCAACGTGAATACAGGTTTCTTGAGTGTGCAGGGTTGGGGTGTGATTGATTCCCCCCGTAACCAGTCAGCATGCTAGGAGAGTACTGCACTTTCAGAAAGCGAGATGAGATTTGGAAACGGGAGCCGTGGTCACAGATCCAGAGAGAAAggtgtgcagagagagagaaggaaaaacagAGAAACCAGATCACAATTATTGATCCATGTCACTTAGGCACTGACCCATGTGGTCACACATGTCCATAATCTGTGGACCAGGGGTGGATGAAGCAGAGGTTTCCTCGGGTCAAGGGTCAAACACAGTTGAGGCCACGCCTCTTTTAGGTAAGGTCAGGGGGGAAATCACTTGAACCTTAATCGTGTTGTAAAAGGCAACCTCTTTTTCAAGCACCCCACTTTGGACGCTATATGGTAGTCACTAGATGGCCGTAGCTACAGAGGAGAAAGGGTTCTGGTTTTGGGTTATGACATCTGTCTTTTCTAGCCTGGCCTTGTAGGGTCTACCAACGTGTAGTAGAAGTACATTCAGAGTTAATGACAATGGAAAAAAACAGCACGTAAACTTTAATGTCAAAGAGTCATTCGAACATAGAACTTTTGTCTGTTGGTTTGATGAAAGGCCAGAAATCAGGGTCCTGCAAGGGGAGTGCCTCCCCACGATAATCACATCTGCTACCCAAACACGTACAGCCACTTAGTACCCCGCGAGTGGGTTTAAATCTATCGTGATGACAAACGCCACAGATTATGATGATGTCACAAGTACAGAGGAACTCACAGAAGGGGGTGGGGACTGCCTGTCTGCCAAGGGCAGGCTCTCATAGCCAGGGTTGCCATTGGAGGAAACGTTTGGAGTCCtgtatagagacagagagagagagaggggggaggaggaccacgggggggaggaggaggtgtgaagGATGAACAAGAGAGGAAATAAGGGGTGAGACACGTCGAGAGACAGACGGATAGAAGGAGGGGGGTCGAAGGGAGGCGGGTGccgaggtgtggggtgagaagagagggaggaagagtgatTAGAGAAATGGTGGCGTTTTTAAAACAGACCTCGTTATAACTGGTGGCATTAGAGGTTGTGTTAGTGGCGTTAGGgtagcgtgtgagtgtgtacaggGCCTGGCAGTACAGTCCACTCCTGCCAGGTGCATCTTGGGAAGTGCAAAGTGCACAGTGATTCACCAGTCCCAATTCAATAGTTCATCTGAATAGTTTTGCCTGATTTCAGGTCATTTGGAGAAGTGTACAACAGCCCCAAGCCATCGCATGTAACAGAAGTTGACTGTACTCTTTGTGCTTGTTTGAATTTTTTCCAATAATTCTGGCTGGTTTTCCTACTGGAAACACTCCTAACTGTTGTTGTATATGGAAACAGTCTAGACTACAGACTGAGCTTAGCATCCAGTGTTATGTTTGACATAGGTGGTACATTAGGTGGGGCGTTACACTATTCAGGGGACTAACTGGACTTGCAGAGTtcggacagtgagagagaaggagagagaggagacggagTGATAAAGACAGGGAGTGTGAGGGCAGGTCAAAAGAAGCAGAACAACAGGAAGCGGAGGGAGTGATAGAAAGAAgaaacaaaaaagagagagagagctaaagtAGAGGTAATttgagagacatggtcacacgaGACTTGGACTTGGGACACCATGGAGTGGGTGACAGCTGGGAATGATGGGGAGTTTTACCTACATCAACCTGAGCCTCACATCTCCGGGGTATAAAATGCGGGGGGCTGTGGCTTAAGTGACGACGCCGTCCCCTAAACGTACACTACTGAGGACAGGAACGGCATGGAGCAGTGTGCTCCAACATACGGGGGAACAGGGTGTCATTTGAGACGCAGCCGAAAATCCCTGAAATCACCGAGCGACCTACATGGTCTGTCTTCGGAAAGGCTGGACAGACcgttagacagacacacagacagacagacctcaggagttgtgtctgtttctctgcctaCACTTTAGTCCAcatagacctgtctgtgtgtctgtctgcgttgAGTGTGTTTTAGCTGGCAGATTTGTGCGTTTGAACTAGCCCTATGTGTTTATAGGATTAAGGATCTGTGAGGTGAATATATGTACCGTAGACTGTACGTTCATAAATATACTGTGACTGCTCTACTGATCTGTGTAAGTTAGTTGGTGTAGGTGTTGTGAGTGTTATGTACAACTTGTCTGTATGTGCTGAGTGTGAGAATCAGTCATTTCCCTGTCCATAACGACTGACTGATAACTGAAAATCATAAGTGAGGCAgtagtacaaagtacaaaagtCAGTCTATGTATTGTTCATGCATCCTTCACTATATGACCTGTCCTGTGCTGGTCTGATTTCTAAGCAGAAGTTGCCCGTAGGTACAGATCTGGGATCAGCTTTGCCTCCCCAAACACCATCATCCGCTATTGGGGAACAAACTTAGAACTGATCCCATACCAGTGCCTAGGGGCAAGAGCGACACCTTGGgccattctgtctgtctgtctgtctgtgtgtctgtgttactcACTGGAGAGGCGGCGCACTAGAAAAGGGGGGTGTCCAGCCGGCCCCTGGGTAATTATAGAAGGGGGGCAAGGCCCCTCGCTGGGACCCCGCGGCCGTCTGTCTACGTGCCTGATGGGAAGTGAAGGGGTCCTCGCTCTCGCTGTCGGAATCTTCGTACTCCTCGGAATCACTGtcgtcgtcagagagagagcagaggagaactgGTGAGAGCAGGCATGATGGGTGACGGTTCTGCGATTTCTGACCCTGAGGAACCTGGTCTGTCGAGGAGAGTGTGACCTGGATGCTACTCTCTCACTAGTATTTTTGCACGAAATTCATTCAAACATTCAAACATCAGGTATTCAGGCTCTTTATAACTGACTATTGTGGTGACAATAAGGGCTCCATCGCCATGTTTGCTGACGTAGTATGCCGAGGGAACACAGGTGATGAAAAGGTCAAATAATATGGTTTTGTAATTTAATACATTaaaaaaatgtgtttacataGATTCCTTTGTGGTGGGGCATTCAGCCATGTTTTTCAGTACACAGATTTCTTTTTTAATTTGACATTGATATTCAcagatagaaaaaaaaaaaatccccttgATCCCTTAATCTTTTATCCCTTCATGCTGGCTTTGTGACACAGTTGGAACCTGTTTACTGAAGAACAATGCTCTGGGAGTCGAAGGCTAAACATCAGACACAATGAGTtgcgcacaaacacaacacaaacgtGCATAGAATCATACCTTTTGGCTGATCATGGAGAATAAACTAGGCACAGTGATTGTGTGAAAAGCCTCAACACAGTAAACAACAATATGGCGCAGAggagctctctctcacataccaaCTTTTAAGGGCTTATTTCAGGGCTAAAAACGCAGCCGCACAtgtacgtaaacacacacagatacacacactcacctgtgaAAGCTTCTCCAAGCACCGGGCAGGGAACAGAGGATAGCGGTTAAAGCCAGAGCCGACAGGaaggagtagagggagagatagagtaaTCCCTCCATGCCATCGTAGCACAGGCCTTTCAGCGAGTCTATGTAGTCCTGTGAGACATCATTTAACAGACTCGGTTACAAAGCCGACACAACATCACGGGTGCGCAAACCCCACGTCTCACACATTGAGGCGCCTCACCTTGTTCAGACCGCGACAGTTGAGTAGCGCCACCAGCTGGTGGAAGTTGCCCTCTGTCGAGTTGAGAATCTGCTGAACCTCTCGCAGTGATTTCTACAATCAAATCACATTTAATTTGTATGGCCCTTTTTCCAAGGTACTGTATGTCACAGGGCTTCACATAGAGGCACCGTCGTATCGCATTTCTTGTGCGGTGGGGAGAAATTAGGGTTGGCAGAGATGAGAGACTACTTTTATAAAATGTTTTGTCAACCGTTAGAAACGTTTTTCCAAAATTGTATTTGAAAATAATttgtcaacctttcaaaactttttgtccAAATATTTGTTCCAAAAATCCTTTAGAAAAAGTGTTGTCACAACATTTTCCAGAGTctctttaaacatgagtatctgtacttctacttgagtgaaggatgtgtgtacttttgccatctatgGCGGTTAGGGGGTAACTGTGTGTCTTACAGGTGAACTTCCATACCTCTGCTTTGGGGAACTGTGGGAGCGCGTTTCTGTCCAGGCTGGCTAGGTGAGTGTGGATGCTGGATAGCGCCCTCTGGGACTGCGTCAGCAACTGGAGCCCAGGATTGAACACTATCACAACACAGCACTATCTTCCAAACACAGCGTTACTGCCAAAACCTGTATTACAGCACATCCACTGTGTCCAACATGGAGCTGGAGTACAACAGAAGGGCATTCCCGGTTCTAACCGACTTAGAAAACTTTCATGTCCTCCGAGAGGCAATTGGTTGAAACACACAGAACGACAGGACGTCCCACCA comes from the Osmerus eperlanus chromosome 7, fOsmEpe2.1, whole genome shotgun sequence genome and includes:
- the josd2 gene encoding josephin-2, translated to MHSILICGISTCFNVVCRGVETVNILLTHIYCIIRLLYSVELPSASGVIMSEGEVFHEKQKLELCAIHALNNVLQERVFTKESADDICKRLAPQCVVNPHRSMLGTGNYDVNVIMAALQSRELAAVWWDKRRAVQNLCVSKVHGFILNVPSRVSLGLVSLPLRRRHWLAVRQVNGQYYNLDSKLKSPICIGNEAELRAFLSEQLSQDVGEMLLVVRREVEEDGTWLNSEEPKK
- the ube2s gene encoding ubiquitin-conjugating enzyme E2 S yields the protein MNSNVENLPPQVLRLVYKEVSALAADPPEGIKIYPSEEDITELHTAIEGPEGTPFAGGIFRMRLVLGKDFPAVPPKGYFLTKIFHPNVGHKGEICVNVLKRDWRAELGLRHVLLTIKCLLIHPNPESALNEEAGRLLLEDYAEYASRARLLTEIHAMGCPGGTSGAPQDPPDGPQPKKHAGDPTKRAAGAGMAPAAALGNGANANSTSSSSNSNVVGKKKTDKKRALRRL